One Mycolicibacterium fortuitum subsp. fortuitum genomic window carries:
- a CDS encoding acyl-CoA thioesterase II, producing the protein MTHPDFEELLAVLDLNRVDDNLFIGSHPSKNPVRTFGGQMIAQAFVAGGRTLEHKLSPSALNAHFIAGGDPEKDLEFHVVRLRDERRFANRRIDVMQDGNLLTTVMLSYMNAGRGLEHSVPAPEVPHPDTLPKIDELLRGYEKTVPLFVEALRPIEWRYTNDPSWVMRDKGGKLDHNRVWLKTEGMMPSDPVLHGAALVYSSDTTVLDSIITTHGLSWGFDRIFAVTMNHSVWFHRPIKFDEWVLYSTTSPVAAESRGLGTGHFFDESGHLLATVVQEGIVKYFPGATS; encoded by the coding sequence TTGACACACCCGGATTTCGAGGAGCTGCTGGCTGTTCTCGATCTGAATCGCGTCGACGACAACCTGTTCATCGGCTCGCATCCGAGCAAGAACCCGGTGCGCACTTTCGGCGGACAGATGATCGCGCAGGCGTTCGTCGCGGGCGGCCGCACACTGGAGCACAAACTTTCTCCGAGTGCGTTGAATGCGCACTTCATCGCCGGTGGAGACCCCGAGAAGGATCTGGAGTTCCATGTCGTGCGGTTGCGTGACGAGCGCCGGTTCGCCAACCGCCGCATCGATGTCATGCAGGACGGCAACCTGCTCACCACGGTGATGCTGTCCTACATGAACGCGGGCCGCGGCCTGGAGCACAGTGTGCCCGCGCCGGAAGTTCCGCACCCGGACACCCTGCCGAAGATCGATGAGCTGCTGCGCGGGTATGAGAAAACGGTGCCGCTGTTCGTCGAGGCGCTGCGCCCGATCGAATGGCGGTACACCAACGATCCGTCCTGGGTGATGCGGGACAAGGGTGGAAAGCTCGATCACAACCGGGTGTGGCTCAAGACCGAGGGGATGATGCCCAGCGATCCGGTGCTGCACGGGGCGGCCCTGGTGTACTCCTCGGATACCACGGTGCTCGACTCGATCATCACGACCCACGGACTGTCGTGGGGTTTCGACAGGATCTTCGCAGTGACCATGAACCATTCGGTGTGGTTTCATCGGCCGATCAAGTTCGACGAGTGGGTCCTGTACTCCACGACGTCGCCGGTGGCCGCGGAATCCCGCGGTCTCGGCACCGGACATTTCTTCGACGAGTCCGGTCACTTGCTGGCGACGGTGGTGCAGGAGGGGATCGTCAAGTACTTCCCCGGTGCGACGTCGTGA
- a CDS encoding DUF4190 domain-containing protein has translation MTDERPDSPGAEEPQPTGPPPPSAQPYGPPPGAYPGAYPPAGPPYGGYPMQLGQRGPANGLGIAALILAIVALLLTWSVIGGLIFGIVALVLGFLGRGRHQRGEATNGGVATAGIVLGAIACVLSLVFVGIWVYFGQRWFDDIGGRDYVHCLQEAGDDTVAQQRCEKEFERRVEDSFGVTPTTSR, from the coding sequence ATGACCGACGAGCGACCCGACTCACCCGGGGCCGAGGAGCCGCAGCCGACCGGGCCGCCCCCGCCCTCGGCCCAGCCCTACGGGCCGCCCCCGGGCGCGTATCCCGGGGCATACCCGCCGGCCGGTCCGCCGTACGGCGGCTATCCGATGCAGCTCGGCCAGCGTGGGCCTGCCAACGGACTCGGCATCGCTGCCCTCATCCTGGCGATCGTCGCGCTACTGCTGACGTGGTCGGTGATCGGCGGGTTGATCTTCGGCATAGTCGCACTGGTTCTCGGATTCCTCGGTCGTGGCCGCCACCAACGTGGCGAGGCCACCAACGGCGGCGTCGCCACCGCCGGGATCGTGCTCGGTGCCATCGCCTGCGTGTTGTCCCTCGTGTTCGTCGGGATCTGGGTGTACTTCGGCCAACGATGGTTCGACGACATCGGCGGGCGCGACTATGTGCACTGCCTGCAGGAAGCCGGCGACGACACGGTGGCTCAACAGCGGTGCGAGAAGGAGTTCGAGCGGCGGGTCGAGGACTCGTTCGGGGTGACGCCCACCACTAGCCGCTGA
- a CDS encoding ATP-binding cassette domain-containing protein, whose translation MFRRDPLLRLTLDLLRPRLGRLILASTLGVLSLGSALALAGISAWLITRAWQMPPILDLSVAVVAVRALGISRGVLGYCQRLAAHDTALRAAANARTGLYRRLATGPDDDAMRLPSGELVSRVGSSVDELADVVVRSVLPIAVATVLSAVAVGVIAVISPGAAVVLALCLLIAGVVAPAVTASAVAAAETVAVRHRGDRDSATMLALEYAPELRVSGRLDDVIAMAERHHREWGHAADRAAAPAALAAAMPSLAIGASVLGAVVAGISLAPVAAPTTLAILMLLPLSAFEATTALPDAAVGLTKSRIAARRLLELTEGDPLARRRPPAPSVDLPDGGRLAVVGPSGSGKTTLLMALAERLDETPGRAAFFAEDAHIFETTVRDNLLVVRGDATDTELLSAIERVGLSEWLSGLPDGLSTVLEGGHTAMSAGQRRRLLLARALVSDFSVVLLDEPTENLDATDSQRVLTEILTPGDWFAPDRTVVVATHHLPDTLSCPVVRCPQPGIVTDG comes from the coding sequence ATGTTTCGTCGTGATCCGTTGCTGCGGCTGACATTGGACCTACTACGACCCCGGCTGGGCCGGTTGATCCTGGCCAGCACGCTCGGGGTGCTCTCGCTCGGCAGCGCGTTGGCCCTGGCCGGCATCTCGGCATGGTTGATCACCAGGGCCTGGCAGATGCCTCCGATTCTGGATCTGTCGGTGGCCGTCGTTGCGGTACGGGCGCTGGGCATTTCACGCGGCGTGCTGGGCTACTGCCAGCGACTGGCCGCCCACGACACAGCGCTGCGGGCCGCGGCCAACGCCCGTACCGGGCTGTACCGCAGGCTCGCCACCGGACCCGACGATGACGCGATGCGGCTTCCCAGCGGGGAATTGGTATCCCGGGTCGGTAGTTCCGTCGACGAACTGGCCGATGTGGTGGTGCGCTCTGTGCTGCCGATCGCGGTGGCCACGGTGCTCAGCGCGGTAGCAGTTGGTGTCATCGCCGTAATCTCACCCGGCGCCGCGGTGGTGTTGGCGCTGTGCCTGCTGATCGCCGGGGTGGTCGCTCCCGCAGTCACCGCCAGCGCGGTGGCAGCAGCCGAAACCGTTGCGGTCCGGCATCGTGGTGACCGCGACTCCGCGACGATGTTGGCATTGGAGTATGCGCCCGAGTTGCGAGTGAGCGGACGACTCGACGATGTCATCGCGATGGCAGAGCGCCACCACCGCGAATGGGGACACGCCGCCGACCGCGCGGCGGCCCCGGCAGCGCTGGCCGCCGCGATGCCCAGCCTCGCCATCGGTGCCAGTGTGCTGGGCGCCGTCGTCGCAGGTATCTCACTGGCACCCGTCGCCGCGCCGACCACGCTCGCCATCCTGATGTTGTTGCCGTTGTCGGCCTTCGAGGCCACCACTGCCCTTCCCGACGCGGCGGTCGGGCTCACGAAGTCCCGCATCGCCGCACGGCGTCTGCTCGAGCTCACCGAGGGCGATCCCCTGGCCCGACGGCGGCCCCCTGCCCCCTCGGTCGATCTACCCGACGGCGGGCGGTTGGCCGTCGTCGGGCCGAGCGGCTCAGGCAAGACCACACTGTTGATGGCGCTGGCCGAGCGCCTCGATGAAACACCTGGACGCGCAGCGTTTTTCGCCGAGGATGCGCACATTTTCGAAACCACCGTGCGGGACAATCTGTTGGTGGTCCGGGGGGACGCCACCGACACTGAACTGCTGTCGGCGATCGAGCGGGTCGGGCTTTCCGAATGGCTGTCCGGTCTGCCCGACGGCTTGTCGACCGTGCTCGAAGGCGGTCACACGGCGATGTCGGCCGGACAGCGGCGACGGTTACTGCTGGCAAGAGCGCTGGTGTCCGATTTCTCCGTCGTGTTGCTTGACGAGCCCACCGAGAATCTCGACGCCACCGACAGTCAGCGAGTCCTGACCGAAATCCTTACTCCGGGTGACTGGTTCGCCCCGGACCGGACCGTCGTCGTTGCCACCCACCACCTGCCTGACACGCTCAGCTGCCCCGTCGTGCGCTGTCCGCAACCTGGCATCGTCACCGACGGGTAG
- the cydD gene encoding thiol reductant ABC exporter subunit CydD, producing MVCGVTISASTIAAAVVLAHIVAGIIVEPASAASHSSALVALCGLWLLRAAAQWMQGRLSQRGATAVIGELSSQVLRSVTSAPPRQLAADRDSAAAVVTRGLDGLRPYLTGYLPAVIQAAVLTPVAVIVMAFYDLQAAAIVMIALPLIPVFMILIGLVTADRSAAALTAMTTLQARLLDLVAGIPTLRAVGRAAGSAQRITELAAAHRRSAMATLRIAFLSSLVLELLATLGVALVAVSVGVRLVYGEVTLAAGLTALLLAPEVFWPLRRVGAAFHAAQDGKTAAEQAFKLCETHQPASGVVRVENSAPVLELTGLGPAIEPGRVTVLTGPNGAGKSTALQAILGLATLPSGPVRVDGVDVADLDLTAWWRHVAWLPHRPVLIPGTVRENLELLGPLADLDGACRDSGFDAVLDDLADGLDTRLGRTGVGLSLGQRQRLGLARALGSTARVLLLDEPTAHLDSALEHRVLRAIAARARAGATVVVVGHRDPVLAVGDQVITIGRAHVSS from the coding sequence GTGGTCTGCGGCGTGACCATAAGTGCCAGCACCATCGCCGCGGCCGTGGTGCTGGCCCACATCGTGGCGGGCATCATCGTCGAACCCGCCTCGGCAGCCTCCCACAGCAGCGCTCTCGTGGCATTGTGCGGACTGTGGCTCCTGCGCGCAGCCGCGCAGTGGATGCAAGGCCGGCTGTCACAGCGCGGGGCCACCGCGGTGATCGGGGAACTGTCGAGCCAGGTGCTGCGTTCGGTGACTTCAGCGCCGCCAAGGCAATTGGCGGCCGATCGCGACAGCGCTGCGGCAGTGGTGACGCGCGGACTCGACGGCCTACGCCCCTACCTGACGGGCTACCTACCGGCGGTGATTCAGGCCGCGGTCCTGACACCCGTGGCCGTGATCGTGATGGCCTTTTATGACCTGCAGGCCGCGGCGATCGTGATGATCGCACTCCCCCTGATCCCGGTGTTCATGATTCTCATCGGGCTTGTCACGGCCGACCGGTCCGCCGCCGCGCTGACCGCGATGACCACGCTGCAAGCGCGGCTTCTCGACCTCGTGGCCGGCATTCCCACGCTGCGCGCCGTCGGCCGCGCCGCCGGTTCGGCCCAACGGATCACCGAACTGGCTGCCGCCCACAGGCGTTCAGCCATGGCGACACTGCGCATCGCGTTCCTGTCCTCGCTGGTGCTCGAGCTGTTGGCTACTTTGGGCGTAGCCCTGGTGGCGGTGAGCGTCGGCGTGCGACTCGTGTACGGGGAGGTCACCCTGGCTGCCGGTCTGACGGCTCTGCTCCTGGCTCCCGAGGTGTTCTGGCCGCTGCGGCGGGTCGGAGCGGCATTCCACGCCGCGCAGGACGGTAAGACCGCCGCGGAACAGGCGTTCAAGCTGTGCGAGACCCACCAACCCGCCTCTGGTGTTGTGCGCGTGGAGAATTCCGCTCCGGTGCTCGAGTTGACGGGGCTGGGACCGGCGATCGAACCGGGCCGGGTCACCGTGCTCACCGGGCCCAACGGAGCCGGGAAATCGACCGCGCTGCAGGCCATTCTCGGTCTGGCCACACTGCCGTCCGGCCCCGTGCGCGTCGACGGAGTCGATGTCGCGGACCTGGATCTGACAGCATGGTGGCGCCATGTCGCCTGGCTGCCTCACCGGCCGGTACTGATCCCGGGGACCGTACGCGAAAACCTCGAACTACTCGGGCCGCTGGCCGACCTGGACGGCGCCTGCCGGGATTCCGGCTTCGACGCCGTCCTCGACGACCTTGCCGACGGCCTGGATACCAGACTCGGCCGCACCGGGGTGGGCCTGTCCCTCGGGCAGCGACAACGACTGGGGCTGGCCCGGGCACTCGGATCGACAGCTCGGGTACTACTGCTCGACGAGCCCACCGCCCATCTCGATTCCGCACTGGAACACCGGGTGCTACGAGCTATCGCCGCCCGGGCCCGCGCGGGCGCCACGGTCGTGGTGGTGGGACACCGCGATCCGGTGCTGGCGGTCGGCGACCAGGTGATCACGATCGGTAGGGCCCATGTTTCGTCGTGA
- the cydB gene encoding cytochrome d ubiquinol oxidase subunit II, with protein sequence MGLQELWFILIAVLFLGFVVLEGFDFGVGMLMAPLGNAGEGDPESRRRAVLNTIGPVWDANEVWLITAGAAMFAAFPNWYATLFSALYLPLLAILFGMILRIVGIEWRGKIDDTKWRKYADLGIAVGSWLPAILWGVAFAILVRGLPIDAEHRVHAGIGDVLNAYTLLGGLATASLFAFYGSVFIALKTAGPIRDDAFRFARMLTLPVILLAGGFGLWTQLAHGKPWTWAPLAVAVVALLISVALMWSRSREGWAFVATVVVVAAVVVLLFGSMYPYLLPSTLSPEWGVTIYNGSSTPYTLKIMSWASLTLLPLVLVYQGWTYWVFRKRISADRIPAPIGLSRRSV encoded by the coding sequence ATGGGACTCCAAGAACTCTGGTTCATCCTCATCGCCGTCCTGTTCCTCGGGTTCGTGGTTCTGGAGGGTTTCGATTTCGGCGTCGGCATGCTGATGGCGCCGTTGGGCAACGCAGGTGAAGGCGATCCGGAAAGCCGCAGGCGAGCCGTCCTGAACACCATCGGCCCGGTGTGGGACGCCAACGAGGTATGGCTCATCACGGCGGGTGCCGCCATGTTCGCGGCATTCCCGAACTGGTATGCGACGTTGTTCTCGGCGTTGTACCTGCCGCTGCTGGCGATTCTGTTCGGGATGATCCTGCGCATCGTCGGTATCGAGTGGCGCGGCAAGATCGATGACACGAAGTGGCGTAAGTACGCCGACCTCGGCATCGCGGTTGGCTCGTGGCTGCCAGCCATCCTCTGGGGTGTCGCCTTCGCAATCCTGGTGCGCGGCTTGCCGATTGACGCTGAGCATCGCGTCCACGCAGGGATCGGAGACGTGCTCAACGCCTACACTCTGCTCGGCGGTCTGGCGACGGCCTCGCTGTTCGCGTTCTACGGTTCGGTGTTCATCGCCTTGAAAACCGCTGGCCCCATACGCGATGACGCCTTCCGGTTCGCCCGCATGCTGACCCTTCCGGTGATCCTGCTGGCCGGCGGCTTCGGGCTGTGGACCCAGCTTGCCCACGGCAAGCCATGGACATGGGCACCCCTGGCGGTCGCGGTGGTCGCGCTGCTGATCTCGGTGGCGTTGATGTGGTCACGGTCCAGGGAGGGCTGGGCGTTCGTCGCCACCGTGGTGGTGGTAGCCGCCGTGGTGGTCCTGCTGTTCGGTTCGATGTACCCGTACCTGCTGCCGTCCACCTTGAGCCCTGAGTGGGGCGTGACCATCTACAACGGCTCCTCGACCCCCTACACCTTGAAGATCATGTCCTGGGCCTCGTTGACACTGCTACCGCTCGTTCTGGTGTACCAGGGCTGGACCTATTGGGTGTTCCGCAAGCGGATCTCGGCGGACCGCATCCCCGCCCCCATCGGGTTGTCTCGGCGGTCGGTCTGA
- a CDS encoding cytochrome ubiquinol oxidase subunit I, producing the protein MDALDVSRWQFGITTVYHFIFVPLTIGLAPLIAVMQTAWMVTGNDSWYRLTRFFGKLFLINFAIGVATGIVQEFQFGMNWSEYSRFVGDIFGAPLAFEGLVAFFVESTFIGLWIFGWTRLPRAVHLFCIWMVAFAVNASAFFIIAANSFMQHPVGAKFNPESGRAELIDFGALLTNNTAIWAFLHVVAGSLLTAGTFVAAVSAWLMVRDRRKAAREPLDAPAADAGGDSAGMYRPATILGSVVALAAVVVLFFTGDVQGKLMFVQQPMKMASAESLCDTQTDPDFSVLTVGTHNNCASVTHVIEVPYVLPFLAEGKFSGVTLEGVNDLQRQFEEKFGPGDYRPNLFVTYWSFRAMIGLMLVPLAFALLTLWLTRGKRLPDQRWFGTLALITLPTPFLANSAGWVFTEMGRQPWVVVPNPTGDQMVRLTVQQGVSDHAAGMVFFSLAVFTLLYGALAVVWFWLMRRYVTEGPQEHDSEPAPPTPPDEDESAPLSFAY; encoded by the coding sequence ATGGACGCATTGGACGTATCGCGGTGGCAGTTCGGAATCACCACCGTCTACCACTTCATATTCGTGCCGCTGACCATTGGGTTGGCGCCGTTGATCGCCGTCATGCAAACCGCGTGGATGGTCACCGGTAACGACAGCTGGTATCGCCTCACCCGGTTCTTCGGCAAGCTGTTCCTGATCAACTTCGCGATCGGGGTGGCCACCGGCATCGTGCAGGAATTCCAGTTCGGCATGAACTGGAGCGAATACTCGCGTTTCGTCGGCGACATCTTCGGCGCACCGCTGGCATTCGAAGGTCTGGTCGCATTCTTCGTCGAGTCCACGTTCATCGGTCTGTGGATCTTCGGCTGGACCCGACTGCCCCGGGCGGTCCACCTGTTCTGTATCTGGATGGTGGCCTTCGCCGTGAACGCGTCGGCCTTCTTCATCATCGCGGCCAACTCGTTCATGCAGCATCCGGTCGGCGCGAAGTTCAACCCGGAGAGCGGGCGGGCGGAACTCATCGACTTCGGTGCCCTGCTGACCAACAACACCGCGATCTGGGCGTTCCTGCATGTCGTCGCAGGGTCGCTGCTCACCGCAGGCACCTTCGTCGCCGCCGTGAGCGCATGGCTCATGGTTCGCGACCGGCGCAAGGCCGCGCGCGAGCCGCTCGACGCTCCGGCCGCGGACGCCGGCGGGGACTCCGCCGGAATGTACCGGCCGGCAACGATTCTGGGCAGCGTCGTCGCCCTGGCCGCGGTGGTCGTGCTGTTCTTCACGGGCGACGTCCAGGGCAAGCTGATGTTCGTACAGCAGCCCATGAAAATGGCGTCCGCCGAATCGCTTTGCGACACGCAGACCGATCCGGACTTCTCGGTCCTGACCGTGGGCACGCACAACAACTGCGCCAGCGTGACGCACGTGATCGAGGTTCCCTACGTGCTGCCCTTCCTGGCCGAAGGCAAGTTCAGCGGCGTCACCCTGGAGGGCGTCAACGACCTGCAGCGGCAGTTCGAGGAGAAGTTCGGTCCCGGCGACTACCGGCCGAACCTGTTCGTCACCTACTGGTCGTTCCGGGCCATGATCGGCCTCATGCTGGTGCCACTGGCGTTCGCCCTGCTCACGCTCTGGTTGACCCGTGGCAAGCGGCTTCCCGACCAGCGGTGGTTCGGCACCTTGGCGCTGATCACCCTGCCGACACCGTTCCTGGCCAACTCCGCAGGCTGGGTGTTCACCGAGATGGGCCGTCAGCCCTGGGTCGTGGTGCCGAATCCGACCGGCGACCAGATGGTGCGGCTGACTGTGCAACAAGGCGTGTCTGATCATGCGGCCGGCATGGTGTTCTTCTCACTGGCTGTCTTCACGCTGCTCTACGGCGCCCTCGCGGTCGTCTGGTTCTGGCTCATGCGCCGCTACGTCACCGAAGGGCCTCAGGAACACGATTCCGAGCCGGCGCCGCCCACGCCACCGGATGAGGACGAATCCGCCCCTTTGTCGTTCGCGTACTGA
- a CDS encoding HdeD family acid-resistance protein: METTAPPSLLPHLWKSTLVSGILAIILGVLALVWPGITILVAAIFFAAYLLITGISQLVLAFSLRSSVGGRVLLFIGGAAALVLAVLCFVSLQNSFELLAIWIGVGFIFRGVATAMSAIGDPSLPGRVWEIVIGVISVIAGIIMFVAPKEGLVALAQVTGIILIVVGVFEVISAFAIRSEAKKLHAAISHQAPPVT; this comes from the coding sequence ATGGAAACCACTGCTCCCCCAAGCTTGTTGCCACATCTGTGGAAATCGACGCTGGTTTCGGGAATTCTCGCCATCATCCTCGGCGTCCTGGCGTTGGTCTGGCCCGGCATCACCATTCTGGTTGCCGCGATCTTCTTCGCCGCCTACCTGTTGATCACCGGCATCTCCCAGCTGGTCCTGGCGTTCAGCCTCCGGTCCTCGGTCGGTGGGCGGGTGTTGCTGTTCATCGGCGGTGCCGCGGCACTCGTGCTGGCCGTGCTGTGTTTCGTCAGCCTGCAGAACTCCTTCGAACTCCTGGCGATCTGGATCGGTGTCGGGTTCATCTTCCGCGGTGTCGCAACCGCGATGTCGGCCATCGGAGATCCCTCGCTGCCCGGACGGGTCTGGGAGATCGTCATCGGCGTCATCAGCGTGATCGCAGGCATCATCATGTTCGTCGCGCCGAAGGAGGGGCTGGTCGCGCTGGCCCAGGTCACCGGCATCATCCTGATCGTCGTCGGCGTGTTCGAGGTGATCTCCGCTTTCGCAATCCGCAGCGAGGCAAAGAAGCTCCACGCGGCAATCTCACACCAGGCGCCTCCGGTGACGTAA
- a CDS encoding ABC transporter substrate-binding protein has protein sequence MWRFAVVVAASGALAMSGCANNTESGGLETETTTAAKVEKVDAIANSVPEPIKSSGKLIIGTDPSYPPNEFKDPAGKIIGFDVDLMNAIAGTLGLTPEYRASLFDKIIPSVQGGNYNVGMSSFTDSKKREEQVDFVTYFSAGSSWAQKVGAGINPDDACGLKIAVQTATVQDTEEMPARSKKCVDAGKPAINVVKFDDQTAATSAVMLGQADAMSADSPVTAYAIKQSNGKLEAAGEIFDSAPYGWAVQKGSPLAASLQQALQHLIDNGVYKQVAANWGAENGMIEKPVINGATS, from the coding sequence ATGTGGCGTTTCGCGGTGGTGGTCGCCGCGAGCGGAGCGCTCGCAATGTCGGGCTGCGCGAACAATACCGAGTCCGGTGGACTGGAAACCGAGACGACGACAGCGGCAAAAGTCGAAAAGGTCGATGCGATAGCCAATTCGGTGCCCGAGCCGATCAAGTCGAGCGGCAAGCTGATCATCGGGACGGACCCGTCCTACCCGCCCAACGAGTTCAAGGATCCCGCCGGCAAGATCATCGGCTTCGATGTCGATCTGATGAATGCGATCGCGGGCACGCTGGGCCTCACCCCGGAGTACCGGGCGTCCTTGTTCGACAAGATCATCCCGTCGGTGCAGGGCGGAAACTACAACGTGGGCATGTCGTCGTTCACCGACTCGAAGAAGCGCGAAGAGCAGGTTGACTTCGTGACGTACTTCAGTGCCGGTTCGTCATGGGCGCAGAAGGTCGGTGCCGGGATCAACCCCGATGATGCGTGCGGTTTGAAGATCGCAGTGCAGACGGCGACGGTGCAGGACACCGAGGAAATGCCGGCGCGCAGCAAGAAGTGTGTCGACGCGGGCAAACCCGCGATCAACGTCGTCAAGTTCGACGACCAGACCGCGGCCACCAGCGCGGTGATGCTCGGCCAGGCCGACGCCATGTCGGCGGATTCGCCGGTGACGGCGTACGCGATCAAGCAGAGCAACGGAAAACTCGAAGCCGCAGGAGAAATCTTCGACTCCGCCCCCTACGGCTGGGCGGTCCAGAAGGGTTCGCCGCTGGCTGCTTCACTGCAGCAGGCACTTCAGCACCTGATCGACAACGGTGTATACAAGCAGGTGGCCGCGAACTGGGGCGCGGAGAACGGGATGATCGAAAAGCCGGTCATCAACGGTGCGACCAGTTGA
- a CDS encoding amino acid ABC transporter permease: MSDESSPAAIDAVPLRHPWRWVAAIIILVLIGLFLWGAATNEAYGWETYVKYLFDRRISEAAWNTLQLTIYSMILALVLGVLLAVMRLSPNPVLKAVSWTYLWIFRGTPIYVQLVLWGLVPVIYKNIQIGVPFGPRLFEFTLADPNVFWLAVLGLGLNEAAYMAEIIRAGINSVPEGQTEASVALGMSWAMTMRRTVLPQAMRVIIPPTGNEFISMLKTTSLVTAIPYSFELYGRSKDIGVDLFQPVPLLLVASTWYLAITSILMVGQYYLERHYARGASRKLTSKQLEALAKAQMGEPHP, encoded by the coding sequence ATGAGTGATGAATCGTCGCCGGCCGCAATCGACGCCGTCCCGCTGAGGCATCCGTGGCGTTGGGTGGCGGCGATCATCATCCTCGTGCTGATCGGGCTGTTCCTGTGGGGCGCGGCGACCAATGAGGCGTACGGGTGGGAGACGTATGTCAAGTACCTGTTCGATCGGCGCATCTCGGAAGCAGCGTGGAACACCCTGCAACTGACCATCTACTCGATGATCCTGGCGCTCGTTCTGGGTGTGCTCCTCGCGGTGATGCGGTTGTCTCCGAACCCGGTGCTCAAAGCCGTGTCCTGGACGTACCTGTGGATCTTCCGCGGCACACCGATCTATGTGCAGTTGGTGCTGTGGGGCCTGGTCCCGGTGATCTACAAGAACATTCAGATCGGCGTACCGTTCGGCCCGCGGCTTTTCGAGTTCACCCTGGCTGATCCGAACGTCTTCTGGCTGGCCGTTCTCGGGCTGGGACTCAACGAGGCCGCCTACATGGCCGAGATCATCAGGGCCGGCATCAACTCCGTGCCCGAGGGGCAGACGGAAGCCTCGGTCGCGCTTGGCATGTCGTGGGCCATGACCATGCGGCGTACGGTGCTTCCCCAGGCCATGCGAGTCATCATCCCGCCAACCGGCAACGAGTTCATCAGCATGCTGAAGACGACATCGTTGGTCACCGCCATTCCGTACAGCTTCGAGTTGTACGGTCGCTCAAAGGATATCGGTGTCGACCTGTTTCAGCCGGTTCCGCTGCTGCTGGTGGCGTCCACCTGGTACCTGGCGATCACCAGCATCCTGATGGTCGGGCAGTACTACCTCGAGCGGCACTACGCACGTGGTGCGTCGCGCAAACTGACCTCCAAGCAGCTCGAGGCCCTGGCCAAAGCGCAGATGGGAGAGCCGCATCCATGA
- a CDS encoding amino acid ABC transporter ATP-binding protein — translation MVRAESVCKNFGALHVLKGVTLDVGRGEVLCMVGPSGSGKSTFLRCINHLDQVNAGRLYVDGELIGYRERGGKLHEMAPRDAARQRRDIGMVFQHFNLFPHRTALENIIEAPMRVKRVKKDAAVARAKDLLDQVGLAAKADAYPAQLSGGQQQRVAIARALAMNPKLMLFDEPTSALDPELVGEVLAVIKKLAGEGMTMVVVTHEMGFAREVADKLVFMDGGVIVESGPPREVMANPKHERTKEFLSKVM, via the coding sequence ATGGTGCGGGCCGAGAGCGTCTGCAAGAACTTCGGAGCCCTGCACGTCCTGAAAGGCGTCACGTTGGACGTCGGTAGGGGCGAGGTGTTGTGCATGGTCGGGCCCTCGGGCTCGGGCAAGTCGACCTTTCTGCGGTGCATCAATCATCTCGATCAGGTCAACGCGGGGCGCCTGTACGTCGACGGCGAGTTGATCGGCTATCGAGAACGCGGCGGCAAACTGCACGAGATGGCACCGCGCGATGCCGCCCGGCAACGCCGCGACATCGGCATGGTGTTCCAGCACTTCAACCTGTTTCCGCACCGCACAGCGCTGGAGAACATCATCGAGGCGCCCATGCGCGTCAAGCGGGTGAAGAAGGATGCCGCGGTGGCCCGGGCCAAGGATCTGCTCGATCAGGTGGGTTTGGCCGCCAAGGCTGACGCGTACCCCGCGCAGTTGTCGGGTGGCCAGCAGCAGCGGGTGGCCATCGCCCGAGCCCTGGCGATGAACCCGAAGCTGATGCTGTTCGACGAGCCGACCTCGGCGTTGGACCCCGAGTTGGTCGGTGAGGTACTGGCAGTGATCAAGAAACTCGCGGGTGAGGGCATGACCATGGTGGTGGTGACCCACGAGATGGGTTTCGCCCGTGAGGTCGCCGACAAGCTGGTGTTCATGGACGGCGGTGTCATCGTGGAGAGCGGCCCACCGCGCGAGGTGATGGCCAACCCCAAACATGAACGTACAAAAGAGTTTCTGTCCAAGGTGATGTAG